One window of the Thermodesulfomicrobium sp. WS genome contains the following:
- the plsX gene encoding phosphate acyltransferase PlsX, whose translation MPNSVRLAVDAMGGDVGPAVNVPGAIAAARATGATIILVGEETAIREELHRHPHHGLHLEVVHASQTVGMAEKPSEVLRRKKDSSMQVAFRLVRDGQAQGVVTAGNSGAALACGMFILGRIPGVDRPALATILPTLKNPAVLIDVGANADCKPYNLVQFGLMAEVLAESVLGIPHPRVGILSIGEEEGKGNALTKEAYGLLKSSSLNFVGNVEGRDIFRGDTDIIVCDGFTGNIALKLSEGLGAALATILKNEIRSSWISRLGALLAMPAFRRFAKKIDYAEYGGAPILGLNEIAMVCHGASNARAIATALEQAALFVKRQAKAHLVEGLKANTELALFSRSSKTKSPDPAPVS comes from the coding sequence ATGCCGAATAGCGTTCGCTTGGCGGTGGACGCCATGGGCGGCGACGTGGGCCCGGCGGTCAACGTCCCCGGGGCCATTGCAGCCGCCCGCGCCACCGGAGCCACCATCATCCTCGTGGGCGAAGAAACCGCCATCCGTGAAGAACTCCATCGCCATCCCCACCACGGGCTCCATCTCGAGGTCGTCCATGCCTCCCAAACCGTGGGCATGGCGGAAAAACCCTCGGAGGTACTCCGCCGCAAAAAAGACAGTTCCATGCAGGTGGCCTTCCGCCTGGTGCGCGACGGCCAAGCCCAGGGCGTGGTCACTGCGGGCAACTCCGGCGCTGCCTTGGCGTGTGGCATGTTCATCCTCGGACGTATTCCTGGAGTGGACCGGCCGGCCCTGGCCACCATCTTGCCGACGCTCAAAAACCCGGCAGTGCTCATCGACGTAGGTGCCAACGCCGATTGCAAGCCCTACAACTTGGTGCAGTTCGGCCTCATGGCCGAAGTCTTGGCGGAATCGGTGCTCGGCATCCCGCACCCGCGGGTAGGGATCCTCAGCATCGGGGAAGAGGAAGGCAAGGGCAACGCCCTCACCAAGGAGGCCTATGGCCTACTCAAAAGCTCCAGCCTCAATTTCGTGGGCAACGTGGAAGGCCGGGACATCTTCCGCGGAGATACGGACATCATCGTGTGCGACGGGTTTACCGGCAATATCGCCCTCAAGCTGAGCGAAGGGCTGGGTGCGGCCTTGGCCACCATCCTCAAAAACGAGATTCGCAGCTCCTGGATCTCCCGTTTGGGAGCGCTCCTCGCCATGCCTGCGTTCCGGCGCTTCGCCAAGAAGATCGACTACGCCGAGTACGGCGGCGCCCCGATCCTCGGGCTCAACGAAATCGCCATGGTCTGCCATGGGGCGTCCAACGCCCGGGCCATTGCCACGGCCTTGGAACAAGCGGCGCTCTTCGTGAAACGCCAGGCCAAGGCCCATCTGGTGGAAGGGCTCAAGGCCAATACCGAACTGGCGCTCTTTTCCCGCAGCAGCAAAACCAAATCCCCTGATCCAGCTCCGGTTTCCTAA
- the rpmF gene encoding 50S ribosomal protein L32, whose amino-acid sequence MPNPKKKTSKSKRNMRRSHDRVPVPNVTYCQCGSATLSHCICPGCGTYRGRQYVATQEAHAE is encoded by the coding sequence ATGCCCAATCCGAAGAAGAAGACATCCAAGTCCAAACGCAACATGCGCCGCTCCCACGACCGGGTCCCTGTGCCCAACGTCACGTATTGCCAATGCGGCAGTGCTACCCTGTCCCATTGCATCTGCCCGGGCTGCGGCACCTATCGCGGTCGGCAGTACGTTGCCACTCAGGAAGCACATGCCGAATAG
- a CDS encoding DUF177 domain-containing protein, which yields MTEHWIALTDLPAHGREFSFADQEIWHEGWRSFGMDFAAHTPLEAVFTITPQKDGFLIRGRLRGAVRTICHRCAEEAVLVIDHVFDEFEATTDMHGEDAEESHLRPLDAGFALDAAGMLWEQFVLALPVQILCSDSCQGLCPRCGVNKNHESCQCTKETPLARALAARGFSTPK from the coding sequence ATGACCGAACACTGGATCGCACTCACAGATCTCCCGGCGCATGGTCGGGAATTTTCTTTTGCGGATCAAGAGATCTGGCACGAGGGGTGGCGGTCGTTCGGCATGGATTTCGCCGCGCACACCCCCCTGGAAGCGGTGTTCACCATCACTCCGCAAAAGGACGGTTTTCTCATCCGTGGGCGTCTGCGCGGTGCGGTACGCACCATCTGCCACCGCTGCGCGGAAGAGGCCGTGCTCGTCATCGACCACGTTTTCGATGAATTCGAAGCCACCACGGACATGCACGGGGAGGATGCCGAGGAAAGCCATCTGCGCCCGCTGGATGCGGGGTTTGCCCTCGATGCCGCAGGGATGCTTTGGGAGCAATTCGTCCTTGCCCTGCCCGTGCAAATCCTGTGCAGCGACTCCTGCCAGGGGCTGTGTCCCAGGTGCGGAGTCAACAAAAACCACGAGTCGTGTCAGTGCACCAAGGAAACACCCCTGGCGCGGGCCCTTGCCGCCCGCGGATTCTCTACCCCTAAGTGA
- the rpmB gene encoding 50S ribosomal protein L28 gives MSTMCEICGKKPQVGNNVSHANNKTKRRFMPNLQTVRAQLASGQVKRMRVCTQCIRSGAVTKPAA, from the coding sequence ATGTCCACGATGTGTGAAATTTGTGGTAAGAAGCCGCAGGTCGGCAACAATGTCAGCCATGCCAACAACAAGACCAAGCGTCGGTTCATGCCCAATCTGCAGACCGTGCGCGCGCAGTTGGCCTCGGGCCAGGTGAAGCGGATGCGGGTGTGCACGCAGTGCATCCGCTCGGGCGCGGTGACCAAGCCCGCGGCATAG
- a CDS encoding RNA-binding protein: MAKNIYVGNLPWSATEQDVEALFASYGEVDSVKLISDRETGRARGFGFVEMSSGADEAIAALDGKDFGGRALKVNEARPRPEREHRERRPRW, from the coding sequence ATGGCCAAGAACATCTATGTCGGAAATTTGCCCTGGAGTGCCACGGAACAAGACGTGGAAGCCCTTTTTGCTTCCTACGGCGAAGTGGACAGCGTGAAACTCATTTCCGACCGGGAAACCGGCCGCGCCCGTGGCTTCGGTTTCGTGGAAATGTCCAGTGGTGCCGACGAGGCCATTGCCGCCCTGGATGGCAAGGACTTTGGCGGCCGGGCGCTCAAGGTCAACGAAGCCCGTCCCCGCCCCGAGCGTGAGCATCGGGAACGCCGTCCGCGCTGGTAG
- a CDS encoding efflux RND transporter permease subunit, producing the protein MNMRGPLAWMAQNPVTANLIMIVCLAGGLIMSTRIKQEVFPEFSLDTVSVSVTYPGATPADVEQGIVLAVEDAISGVDGVKEVRSTASQGLAVITAEAVEGADVNRLYQDIKAEVDRIETLPEDAKRPIVRIDSRKRQVMTLALYGDAPLPALRDLAETVRDELLQDPGITQVELSGVPDLEIAVEIPQHTLRRYGLTAVDVARIISTAAVDLPGGTLKTQGGNVILRFKDRRDFGQQFASLPIVTSADGAVVTLGEMAKITDGLEDADQFPSYNGKPAVLLNIYRVGEQTPVSVAEAVRRVAARVAPALPPGIQLSSRSDDSKVFRQRMDLLIRNGIQGLVLVFVLLALFLEIRLAFWVSMGIPTSFLGSFLLLPAMDVSINMVSLFAYIITLGIVVDDAIVVGENIFQWRERGKGFLEAAILGVRQVAMPVVFSVLTNMAAFVPMFFVPGVMGKVFRVVPAVVLAVFTISLAESLFVLPAHLAHGKTAPRWLGPIHRAQEAFDRGFQKILHRVFPPILHTAITFRYATVAIAVAILMAVLGYVASGRMGMTMFPKVEADFAYVEFSLPVGTPVTETQRVARILEDAARAVAAEHGGDRLLEGVFAQAGTASGSHTGSLRAFLTDPEIRPIGTAEFTRLWRERVGRIPGIKTIRFEADRGGPGSGAALSIELSHRSLQVLEQASRDLAQALERFAQVSDIDDGFAQGNPQWEVQLLPEGRRLGLTAQDVGRQLRGAVYGAEAIRQQRSRDEIVVRVRLPQEERNTQELINTFMVRTPQGAFVPLRTIATVRQSQADTTIERRQGRRVVTVTADVTPPSAAETIAAAVQKDVLPDILARYPGLTFSLEGKQADIRESVRALIAGLLLTVLGLFAMLAIPLNSYWKPLIILTSIPFGLTGAILGHLIMGYSLSLVSLFGIVALSGVVINDALVLVDTINEKRTLGIPTDQAVFDAALQRFRPVLLTTITTFGGLMPLIFETSRQARFLIPMAISLGFGVLFATAITLILVPCLTHIGEDLRRRLGAVPEI; encoded by the coding sequence ACCGCCGAGGCCGTGGAAGGGGCGGACGTGAACCGGCTCTACCAGGACATCAAGGCCGAGGTAGACCGCATCGAAACCCTGCCCGAGGACGCCAAGCGCCCCATCGTGCGCATTGACTCGCGTAAGCGCCAGGTCATGACCCTGGCCCTTTACGGCGACGCGCCGCTGCCTGCCCTGCGCGACTTGGCCGAGACCGTGCGCGACGAACTCCTGCAGGATCCGGGGATTACCCAGGTGGAACTCAGTGGAGTGCCGGACCTCGAGATCGCCGTGGAAATCCCCCAGCACACCCTGCGGCGCTACGGACTGACCGCCGTGGACGTGGCGCGCATCATCAGCACTGCGGCCGTGGATCTCCCTGGCGGCACCCTCAAGACCCAAGGGGGGAACGTCATCTTGCGCTTCAAGGACCGCCGGGACTTTGGTCAGCAGTTCGCCTCGCTGCCCATCGTCACCAGCGCGGACGGCGCCGTGGTCACCTTGGGCGAAATGGCAAAGATCACCGATGGGCTCGAAGACGCCGATCAGTTCCCCTCCTACAATGGCAAGCCCGCGGTGCTCCTCAACATCTACCGCGTGGGCGAACAAACCCCGGTGAGCGTGGCTGAGGCCGTGCGCCGGGTGGCCGCCCGCGTGGCCCCGGCGCTGCCGCCAGGGATCCAACTTTCCTCCCGCAGCGACGATTCCAAGGTCTTCCGGCAGCGCATGGACCTGCTGATCCGCAACGGCATCCAGGGACTGGTGTTGGTATTCGTACTCCTGGCGCTGTTTTTGGAAATCCGCCTGGCCTTTTGGGTGAGCATGGGCATCCCGACCTCGTTTTTGGGGTCCTTCCTGCTGCTTCCGGCCATGGATGTATCCATCAACATGGTCTCGCTTTTTGCCTACATCATCACCCTGGGCATCGTGGTGGACGACGCCATCGTGGTGGGCGAAAACATCTTCCAATGGCGGGAGCGGGGCAAAGGATTTTTGGAAGCCGCCATTCTCGGAGTACGCCAAGTGGCCATGCCGGTGGTCTTTTCCGTGCTCACCAATATGGCCGCCTTCGTTCCCATGTTTTTCGTGCCCGGGGTCATGGGCAAGGTGTTCCGGGTGGTCCCGGCGGTAGTGCTTGCGGTCTTTACCATTTCGCTGGCGGAGAGCCTGTTCGTGCTGCCTGCCCACCTGGCGCACGGAAAAACCGCGCCGCGCTGGCTTGGCCCCATCCACCGCGCCCAGGAGGCCTTTGACCGCGGCTTCCAAAAAATCTTGCACCGCGTCTTTCCGCCCATCCTGCACACCGCCATCACCTTCCGCTACGCCACAGTGGCCATCGCCGTCGCCATCCTCATGGCAGTGCTCGGCTACGTGGCCAGCGGCCGCATGGGCATGACCATGTTCCCCAAGGTCGAAGCGGACTTCGCTTACGTGGAGTTCTCCTTGCCCGTGGGCACCCCGGTGACGGAGACCCAGCGCGTGGCCCGCATCCTCGAAGACGCGGCCCGGGCCGTGGCGGCAGAACACGGCGGAGATCGCCTCCTCGAAGGCGTCTTTGCCCAGGCCGGGACCGCAAGCGGCAGCCACACAGGCTCCCTTCGCGCCTTCCTGACCGACCCGGAAATCCGCCCCATCGGCACGGCGGAATTTACCCGCCTGTGGCGGGAACGCGTCGGCCGCATCCCCGGCATCAAGACCATTCGTTTCGAGGCCGACCGCGGCGGACCGGGATCCGGAGCGGCCTTGAGCATCGAACTCTCCCACCGCTCCCTGCAGGTCCTCGAACAGGCCAGCCGCGACTTGGCCCAAGCCCTGGAGCGATTTGCCCAAGTCTCGGATATCGATGATGGTTTTGCGCAAGGCAACCCGCAATGGGAGGTCCAACTCCTTCCCGAAGGCCGCCGCCTCGGACTCACGGCCCAAGATGTCGGCCGACAGCTGCGCGGCGCCGTGTACGGGGCCGAAGCCATCCGCCAGCAACGCAGTCGCGACGAAATCGTGGTTCGGGTACGGTTGCCCCAGGAAGAGCGGAATACCCAGGAGCTCATCAATACCTTCATGGTGCGCACCCCGCAGGGGGCCTTCGTGCCGCTGCGCACCATAGCCACGGTGCGGCAGTCCCAGGCAGACACCACCATCGAGCGCCGCCAGGGCCGCCGGGTGGTCACCGTCACTGCGGACGTCACCCCACCCAGCGCCGCCGAGACCATCGCCGCGGCAGTGCAAAAAGACGTGCTCCCAGATATCCTTGCCCGCTATCCTGGGCTCACCTTCAGTCTCGAAGGCAAACAGGCAGACATCCGCGAAAGCGTACGCGCCCTCATTGCAGGGCTGCTGCTCACCGTGCTGGGACTGTTCGCCATGCTGGCCATTCCACTCAACAGCTACTGGAAGCCGCTCATCATCCTGACGAGCATCCCCTTTGGCCTCACCGGTGCCATCCTTGGGCACCTCATCATGGGCTACAGTCTGAGTCTGGTGTCCCTCTTTGGCATCGTGGCCTTGAGCGGTGTGGTCATCAACGACGCCCTGGTGCTCGTGGACACCATCAACGAGAAACGAACACTGGGGATCCCTACGGACCAGGCCGTCTTCGACGCCGCTCTGCAGCGCTTCCGGCCAGTGCTTTTGACCACCATCACCACCTTCGGCGGCCTCATGCCCCTCATCTTCGAGACCTCCCGCCAGGCCCGATTCCTCATCCCCATGGCCATTTCCCTGGGGTTCGGCGTGCTCTTCGCCACCGCCATCACCCTGATTCTCGTGCCCTGCCTGACACACATCGGCGAAGACTTGCGGCGGCGCTTGGGTGCAGTCCCGGAAATCTGA